The Kitasatospora paranensis genome has a window encoding:
- a CDS encoding alpha/beta hydrolase family protein, with the protein MGHGTGAPSITPQAVAAQHGALLWPTTAGAATWWCAADPVAARVRLWRCTTPGAPAQQVLGEDWSVGNAAIGYGGRPYLVVPDGPRHRLVFTHSADRRLYSAHVDAGPAADEAPVPLTPADPEGVRTAYADPIRGPGGGEVWCVRETTRTDPGGESDPAPRTTRDIVAVPLSGVAADAPDAVRVVARSHHFLSGIRLSPDGSRLAWIGWDHPDMPWDSSDLMVGRIHGGVVVEPARVLGGDGVSVPQAEWADGNTLYAMADPAGWWNLHLVAPAGDGARSVCVLPAEAEYSHALWRVGATSFAVTAAGVLLRRSDGAQHLELWDPDTGALTELAEEWTDFAFGHCGDAAAVAVVAASPTETATPLRITLAPPQDGRAAGASVARCLPADQDRFGPRHSVPRRRTVRVEGGWEVPYLYYPPTGPGHNGPADRLPPLLIDVHGGPTSRTTGTRSPVISLFTSRGYAVASVDYGGSTGYGRAYRDRLRRSWGTVDVEDSVAVARALAEAGLADPRRTAIRGGSAGGWTALAALAHTDVFCCGSVYYPISDPETWSGGRTHDFESRYIETLLGVLPEDGDRYRAVSPLAHADAITVPFVMLQGLDDTICRPDQARRLVDAVERAPGPGRCFRYLEFPGEGHGFRRAATVAAALQAELDLYAEVMGAP; encoded by the coding sequence ATGGGACACGGCACCGGGGCCCCGTCGATCACCCCGCAGGCGGTCGCAGCCCAGCACGGCGCCCTGCTCTGGCCCACCACGGCCGGTGCCGCGACGTGGTGGTGCGCCGCCGACCCGGTCGCGGCGCGGGTCCGCCTGTGGCGCTGCACCACGCCGGGCGCCCCGGCCCAGCAGGTGCTCGGCGAGGACTGGTCGGTCGGCAACGCCGCCATCGGCTACGGCGGCCGGCCCTACCTGGTGGTGCCGGACGGCCCGCGGCACCGGCTGGTGTTCACCCACTCCGCCGACCGGCGGCTCTACTCGGCCCACGTGGACGCCGGGCCGGCCGCGGACGAGGCCCCCGTCCCGCTCACGCCCGCGGACCCGGAGGGCGTGCGCACCGCCTACGCCGATCCGATCCGGGGGCCGGGCGGGGGCGAGGTCTGGTGCGTCCGCGAGACCACCCGCACCGACCCCGGCGGCGAGAGCGACCCCGCGCCCCGCACCACCCGTGACATCGTGGCGGTACCGCTGTCCGGAGTTGCCGCCGACGCCCCGGACGCCGTCCGCGTCGTCGCGCGCTCGCACCACTTCCTGTCCGGCATCCGGCTGAGCCCCGACGGCTCCCGGCTGGCCTGGATCGGCTGGGACCACCCCGACATGCCGTGGGACAGCAGCGACCTCATGGTCGGTCGGATCCACGGCGGCGTCGTCGTCGAACCCGCGCGGGTGCTCGGCGGTGACGGCGTCTCGGTCCCGCAGGCGGAGTGGGCGGACGGCAACACTCTCTACGCGATGGCCGACCCTGCGGGCTGGTGGAACCTGCACCTGGTCGCTCCGGCCGGCGACGGGGCGAGGAGCGTGTGCGTGCTGCCCGCCGAGGCCGAGTACTCCCATGCGCTCTGGCGCGTCGGCGCGACCTCCTTCGCCGTCACCGCCGCGGGCGTGCTGCTGCGCAGGAGCGACGGTGCCCAGCACCTGGAGCTGTGGGACCCGGACACCGGCGCCCTGACCGAACTGGCCGAGGAGTGGACCGACTTCGCCTTCGGACACTGCGGCGACGCCGCAGCGGTCGCGGTGGTCGCCGCGAGCCCCACCGAGACCGCGACCCCGCTGCGCATCACCCTGGCGCCGCCTCAGGACGGCCGCGCGGCAGGCGCGTCCGTCGCCCGCTGCCTGCCCGCGGACCAGGACCGCTTCGGGCCCCGGCACTCGGTGCCCCGGCGCCGCACCGTCCGCGTCGAGGGCGGCTGGGAGGTCCCCTACCTGTACTACCCGCCGACCGGCCCGGGCCACAACGGACCCGCCGACCGGCTCCCACCGCTGCTGATCGACGTGCACGGCGGCCCCACCAGCCGCACCACCGGTACCCGCAGTCCGGTGATCTCGCTGTTCACCAGCCGCGGATACGCGGTGGCGTCCGTCGACTACGGCGGCTCGACCGGTTACGGACGGGCCTACCGGGACCGCCTGCGCCGCTCCTGGGGCACGGTCGACGTCGAGGACAGCGTCGCCGTCGCCCGGGCGCTGGCCGAGGCCGGGCTCGCCGACCCCCGCCGCACCGCGATCCGCGGCGGCTCCGCCGGCGGCTGGACGGCGCTCGCCGCGCTCGCGCACACCGACGTCTTCTGCTGCGGCTCCGTGTACTACCCGATCAGCGACCCCGAGACCTGGTCGGGCGGCCGGACCCACGACTTCGAGAGCAGGTACATCGAGACCCTGCTCGGGGTCCTGCCCGAGGACGGGGACCGCTACCGGGCGGTGTCGCCGCTGGCGCACGCCGACGCGATCACCGTCCCCTTCGTCATGCTGCAGGGACTGGACGACACCATCTGCCGGCCGGACCAGGCCCGGCGGCTGGTCGACGCCGTCGAGCGGGCGCCCGGGCCCGGCCGGTGCTTCCGGTACCTGGAGTTCCCCGGCGAGGGCCACGGCTTCCGCCGCGCGGCCACCGTCGCCGCCGCGCTGCAGGCCGAACTCGATCTGTACGCCGAAGTGATGGGCGCGCCGTGA
- a CDS encoding glycoside hydrolase family 3 protein — protein MRRPDPELLALADAVLQPGFVGTEAPDWIRRRLADGLGSVLLFARNVRDPEQAAALTGALRAENPHILIAVDEEGGDITRLEAATGSSYPGNLALGAVDDTDLTEAVARSIGAELRAAGIDLDYAPDADVNSNPRNPVIGTRSFGSDAELTARHVAAYVRGLQSSGVAACAKHFPGHGDTDVDSHLGLPRVDLDVAALAAHALPPFRAALTAGARAVMTGHLLVPAYDPDRPATVSERLLQGLLREELGFDGLVVSDAVEMAGVRAHYGLAGATVRALAAGVDLVCIGDGSTEEQVLALREAIADAVADGLLPAERLARAASRVREFGAWSRGLRAAATRTAPDRELGLAAARRAVRVSVHTRGALPLQGPAHLVEFGVPGTVVQGDGVPWGLGPALTGLLPGSTRTTLAADTPHDPAVESEVLRAARGRALVLVVRDAHRRPHLPEWTSALLTRRPDAVVVELGLPGRYRAAPPRSTPTAPPVPARWPPPRSSRAARRRGRAPRGPAGFSRSCSPRPPLPRWSPS, from the coding sequence CGGCACCGAGGCACCCGACTGGATCCGCCGCCGGCTCGCGGACGGTCTCGGCTCGGTGCTGCTCTTCGCCCGCAACGTCCGCGACCCCGAGCAGGCCGCCGCCCTCACCGGCGCGCTGCGCGCGGAGAACCCGCACATCCTGATCGCCGTCGACGAGGAGGGCGGCGACATCACCCGCCTGGAGGCCGCCACCGGCTCCTCCTACCCCGGCAACCTGGCGCTGGGCGCCGTCGACGACACCGATCTCACCGAGGCGGTGGCCCGATCGATCGGGGCCGAGCTGCGCGCGGCCGGGATCGACCTCGACTACGCGCCCGACGCCGACGTCAACAGCAACCCGCGCAACCCGGTGATCGGCACCCGTTCCTTCGGCAGCGACGCCGAGCTGACGGCACGTCATGTCGCTGCCTATGTCAGGGGCCTGCAGAGCTCCGGGGTGGCCGCGTGCGCCAAGCACTTCCCCGGCCACGGCGACACCGACGTGGACTCGCACCTCGGACTGCCCCGGGTGGACCTGGACGTGGCGGCCCTCGCCGCGCACGCCCTGCCGCCGTTCCGCGCGGCCCTGACCGCCGGTGCGCGGGCGGTCATGACGGGACACCTGCTCGTCCCCGCCTACGACCCGGACCGGCCCGCGACGGTCAGCGAGCGCCTCCTTCAGGGCCTGCTGCGGGAGGAGCTGGGTTTCGACGGCCTGGTGGTCAGCGACGCCGTGGAGATGGCGGGCGTCCGTGCCCACTACGGCCTGGCCGGCGCGACGGTGCGGGCCCTGGCAGCGGGCGTCGACCTGGTCTGCATCGGCGACGGGTCGACCGAGGAGCAGGTGCTGGCCCTCCGTGAGGCGATCGCGGACGCGGTCGCCGACGGGCTGCTGCCCGCCGAGCGGCTGGCCCGAGCGGCGAGCCGGGTACGGGAGTTCGGCGCCTGGTCGCGCGGGCTGCGCGCGGCGGCCACCCGGACGGCGCCCGACCGGGAGCTCGGACTCGCCGCCGCCCGGCGCGCCGTCCGGGTCTCCGTGCACACCCGGGGAGCGCTGCCGCTGCAAGGCCCGGCCCACCTGGTCGAGTTCGGCGTCCCGGGCACCGTGGTGCAGGGCGACGGCGTCCCCTGGGGCCTCGGTCCCGCGCTGACCGGCCTGCTTCCGGGCAGCACCCGGACCACGCTGGCGGCGGACACCCCGCACGACCCTGCGGTGGAGTCGGAGGTCCTGCGCGCGGCCCGCGGTCGCGCGCTGGTGCTGGTCGTCCGCGACGCCCACCGCCGCCCCCACCTGCCGGAGTGGACGTCGGCCCTGCTCACCCGGCGCCCCGACGCCGTCGTCGTCGAACTCGGCCTCCCCGGGCGGTACCGGGCGGCGCCGCCCAGGTCGACACCCACGGCGCCTCCCGTGCCTGCGCGCTGGCCGCCGCCGAGATCCTCGCGGGCCGCACGGCGACGTGGCCGGGCCCCGCGCGGCCCGGCAGGGTTCAGCCGTAGTTGTTCTCCACGGCCGCCGCTGCCACGGTGGTCACCGTCTTGA
- a CDS encoding M55 family metallopeptidase, whose protein sequence is MRILISADMEGATGVTWPDDCEPGTPAWQRCRSMLTSDVNAAIAGFFDGGATSVLVNEAHATMRNLLLEDLDPRAELLAGRHKDLTMVEGVQRPDTCGVAFVGYHTGAGADGVLAHTYLANSVTGVWVDDVPASEGYLNSLVAAEFGVPVVLVTGDDLACRDAAGYAPGAVTAAVKDCVSRYAAVCRPPAVTFEQIRAAARRAASLCLRAESATGRTFEVEVEFDAAHLAAATAVVPTVRRTDVRRVAYTADSAYGLIRTFKTVTTVAAAAVENNYG, encoded by the coding sequence ATGAGGATCCTGATCTCGGCCGACATGGAGGGGGCCACCGGCGTGACCTGGCCGGACGACTGCGAACCCGGCACCCCGGCCTGGCAGCGCTGCCGGTCCATGTTGACCTCCGACGTCAACGCGGCGATCGCCGGGTTCTTCGACGGCGGCGCCACCTCGGTCCTGGTCAACGAAGCCCACGCGACCATGCGCAACCTGCTGTTGGAGGACCTGGACCCGCGCGCCGAGCTGCTCGCCGGCCGTCACAAGGACCTCACCATGGTCGAGGGCGTCCAGCGTCCGGACACGTGCGGTGTCGCCTTCGTCGGCTACCACACCGGCGCGGGGGCCGACGGCGTCCTCGCCCACACCTATCTCGCCAACTCCGTCACCGGGGTGTGGGTGGACGACGTCCCCGCGAGCGAGGGATACCTCAACTCCCTGGTCGCCGCGGAGTTCGGCGTCCCGGTGGTGCTCGTCACCGGCGACGACCTGGCCTGCCGGGATGCGGCCGGCTACGCCCCAGGCGCGGTCACCGCCGCCGTGAAGGACTGCGTCAGCCGCTACGCGGCGGTGTGCCGGCCGCCCGCGGTCACCTTCGAGCAGATCCGCGCGGCGGCGCGCCGGGCGGCCTCGCTCTGCCTGCGCGCCGAGTCGGCGACCGGCCGCACCTTCGAGGTGGAGGTCGAGTTCGACGCGGCTCACCTGGCCGCCGCCACCGCTGTCGTTCCGACCGTCCGCCGTACCGACGTGCGGCGCGTGGCGTACACGGCCGACAGCGCCTACGGGCTGATCCGGACCTTCAAGACGGTGACCACCGTGGCAGCGGCGGCCGTGGAGAACAACTACGGCTGA
- a CDS encoding LD-carboxypeptidase, whose translation MTLSRPPALRPGDTVAVLCGSSPVGDRDHLESGLRALASVGLRPEVLASARATGGRYDYLAGDDELRAADLTRALTDPRYAAVLTACGGYGMQRTLERMDWSRIDASAPKAVVGYSDVTALLEALAAKLGWVSLFGPMVACGGFREGPDEYDFRQLMKLLRTPGEVTGLRFPAARTLHPGVAEGVTIGGTATLLAASLGTDTCYPARDAILFLEDIDEKPYRLDRAFTQLRRATGYLDGVAGILLGTFTDCGAPEQVDRLLAERFGDLGVPVLAGANIGHRTAMQTYPVGVRARLDADSGTLTFLDQVLTDHQESEQA comes from the coding sequence ATGACCCTGTCGCGCCCACCCGCCCTGCGCCCCGGCGACACCGTCGCGGTCCTCTGCGGAAGCTCACCCGTCGGCGACCGGGACCACCTGGAGTCGGGCCTGCGCGCGCTGGCCTCCGTCGGGCTGAGACCGGAAGTCCTCGCCTCGGCCCGCGCCACCGGAGGACGGTACGACTACCTCGCCGGCGACGACGAGTTGCGCGCCGCCGACCTCACCCGGGCGCTCACCGACCCCCGCTACGCCGCGGTGCTGACGGCCTGCGGCGGCTACGGCATGCAGCGCACCCTGGAGCGGATGGACTGGAGCCGGATCGACGCCTCCGCCCCGAAGGCCGTGGTCGGCTACTCCGACGTCACCGCGCTGCTGGAGGCACTCGCGGCGAAGCTCGGCTGGGTCTCCCTCTTCGGGCCGATGGTCGCCTGCGGCGGCTTCCGGGAGGGCCCCGACGAGTACGACTTCCGGCAGCTGATGAAGCTGCTCCGCACACCGGGGGAGGTCACCGGGCTCCGCTTCCCCGCGGCGCGCACCCTGCACCCGGGCGTCGCCGAGGGCGTCACCATCGGCGGGACGGCGACCCTGCTCGCCGCGAGCCTGGGGACCGACACCTGTTACCCGGCACGGGACGCGATCCTGTTCCTGGAGGACATCGACGAGAAGCCGTACCGGCTGGACCGGGCCTTCACCCAGCTGCGCCGCGCCACGGGTTACCTCGACGGGGTCGCCGGGATCCTCCTCGGCACCTTCACCGACTGCGGCGCCCCCGAACAGGTCGACCGCCTGCTCGCCGAACGCTTCGGCGACCTGGGCGTGCCGGTGCTCGCCGGGGCGAACATCGGCCACCGCACCGCGATGCAGACCTACCCCGTCGGCGTCCGCGCCCGGCTCGACGCGGACAGCGGTACCCTGACCTTCCTGGACCAGGTGCTGACGGACCATCAGGAAAGCGAGCAGGCATGA
- a CDS encoding M20/M25/M40 family metallo-hydrolase, whose translation MSDPVPHTPVPTAGEAATLAVDTVALCSRLIRFDTSNFGGGESRGERACAEWVAEQLTDAGLQPVVLESAPGRASTVVRIPGTDPTAPALLVHGHLDVVPAEPSDWSGHPFSGEVRDGAVRGRGALDMKDMDAMMLAFARHLARTGRRPPRDLVMAFVADEEDTGRYGARFLVEQHPHLFEGVDAAISESGGHSVHLPGGGRLYPVAAAERGSAWMTVTAHGTAGHGSRRNEDNALVKLAAVIRRFAEHQWPVRLVPTVEALLDGLSRHLGHPIDPADLSPLGDAAQLVSATLANSVNPTVLRAGYKHNVIPSEAVAALDGRILPGTEAEFFATVDALLGPGVTRTGDHQAPVHADHTAPDFAAIAAALRAHDPDALVLPYCMSGGTDAKAFATLGIPGYGFVPGRTPAGFDAWRYVHGVDEHVLTDSLAFGARVLTSYLLTDPRSFA comes from the coding sequence ATGTCCGACCCCGTCCCGCACACTCCCGTCCCCACCGCGGGCGAGGCGGCGACCCTGGCCGTCGACACGGTGGCCCTGTGCTCCCGGTTGATCCGCTTCGACACCAGCAACTTCGGCGGCGGCGAGAGCCGCGGCGAGCGCGCCTGCGCCGAGTGGGTCGCCGAGCAGCTGACCGACGCCGGTCTGCAGCCGGTCGTCCTGGAGTCCGCCCCCGGCCGGGCCAGCACCGTGGTGCGCATCCCCGGGACCGACCCCACGGCGCCCGCGCTGCTGGTCCACGGCCACCTCGACGTGGTCCCGGCCGAACCGTCGGACTGGTCCGGCCACCCGTTCTCCGGCGAGGTCCGCGACGGCGCGGTCCGGGGCCGGGGCGCGCTGGACATGAAGGACATGGACGCGATGATGCTCGCGTTCGCCCGGCACCTCGCGCGCACCGGCCGCCGGCCCCCGCGCGACCTGGTGATGGCCTTCGTCGCCGACGAGGAGGACACCGGCCGGTACGGCGCCCGCTTCCTGGTCGAGCAGCACCCCCACCTGTTCGAGGGAGTCGACGCCGCGATCAGTGAGTCCGGCGGCCACAGCGTGCACCTGCCCGGCGGCGGGCGGCTCTACCCCGTCGCCGCGGCCGAGCGCGGGAGCGCGTGGATGACCGTGACCGCGCACGGCACCGCGGGTCACGGCTCCCGCCGCAACGAGGACAACGCGCTGGTGAAACTCGCCGCCGTGATCCGCCGGTTCGCCGAGCACCAGTGGCCGGTGCGCCTGGTCCCGACCGTCGAAGCGCTGCTGGACGGCCTCTCCCGGCACCTCGGCCACCCGATCGACCCCGCCGACCTCAGCCCGCTCGGCGACGCCGCACAGCTGGTCTCCGCGACGCTCGCGAACTCCGTCAACCCGACCGTGCTGCGCGCCGGTTACAAGCACAACGTGATCCCGAGCGAGGCCGTCGCCGCACTCGACGGGCGCATCCTGCCCGGCACCGAGGCCGAGTTCTTCGCCACCGTCGACGCCCTGCTCGGCCCCGGCGTGACCCGCACCGGAGACCACCAGGCCCCGGTCCACGCCGACCACACCGCACCCGACTTCGCCGCGATCGCCGCCGCGTTGCGCGCCCACGACCCCGATGCCCTGGTCCTGCCCTACTGCATGAGCGGCGGCACCGACGCCAAGGCCTTCGCCACTCTCGGCATCCCCGGCTACGGCTTCGTCCCCGGCCGCACCCCCGCCGGCTTCGACGCCTGGCGGTACGTGCACGGCGTCGACGAGCACGTCCTCACCGACAGCCTCGCCTTCGGTGCCCGTGTCCTGACCAGCTACCTGCTGACCGACCCCCGCAGCTTCGCCTGA